One Megalops cyprinoides isolate fMegCyp1 chromosome 17, fMegCyp1.pri, whole genome shotgun sequence DNA window includes the following coding sequences:
- the LOC118792313 gene encoding syndecan-1-like, with protein MILEALNGSGDDLDNSGSGDWEPPGVHPPTEGETGTTSAPPSGPHPEDLQHRAVSASPAETMPITTPPHAKATPKTPPTALTAGNVEHEVVGEPMITPPEDEGTAPPTVHSHTTPRLEEEGTARSHTTPRLEEEGTARSHTTPCSEEADCLDSSGDDAESGDGAVGMSTSSLLTTERRTESIFTEEEKLIPHGRAHNTDSETADDSDLTFDPKTKEEEAETTDSPVGSLAKSQGLLEKKEVLAGVLTGGVVGLILAVALLSLMGYRMKKKDEGSYSLDVQQSGYQRPQRQEEFLA; from the exons ATGATCCTGGAGGCCTTGAATGGATCTGGTGATGACCTGGACAATTCGGGCTCGGGGGACTGGGAGCCCCCTGGAGTCCACCCCCCCACTGAGGGGGAGACCGGCACCACCTCGGCCCCACCCAGCGGCCCTCATCCTGAGGACCTCCAGCACCGAGCCGTCTCTGCCAGTCCAGCAGAAACCATGCCAATAACCACACCCCCTCATGCAAAAGCCACACCCAAGACCCCTCCCACTGCACTCACTGCTGGGAATGTGGAGCATGAGGTTGTAGGGGAGCCGATGATCACCCCACCTGAGGATGAGGGGACAGCGCCCCCTACtgttcactcacacaccacGCCCCgcttggaggaggaggggacagcTCGCTCACACACCACGCCCCgcttggaggaggaggggacagcTCGCTCACACACCACACCCTGCTCGGAGGAGGCCGACTGCCTGGACTCCTCTGGAGACGACGCCGAGTCTGGCGATGGTGCGGTTGGGATGTCGACCAGCTCACTTCTCACAACTGAGAGACGCACTGAGTCCATATTCACCGAGGAGGAGAAGCTCATTCCCCACGGCAGGGCCCACAACACGGACAGTGAAACAGCA GATGACTCAGACCTGACATTTGATCCCAAGACaaaggaggaggaagcagaAACAACAGACTCTCCTGTGGGCAGTTTGGCAAAGAGCCAGGGCCTTCTGGAGAAGAAGGAAGTTCTTGCAG GGGTGCTGACCGGGGGCGTGGTGGGGCTCATCCTGGCTGtggctctgctctctctcatgGGCTACAGGATGAAGAAGAAGGACGAGGGCAGCTACTCGCTGGATGTGCAGCAGAGTGGATACCAGAGACCCCAGAGACAGGAGGAGTTCCTCGCATAa
- the LOC118792315 gene encoding matrilin-3-like, translated as MKSLFGSLFCCFSVLALEVSAQDAGATLSQSYAQVRHGGRQRASQRAQTPRRTLNPAGAGSSCVSRPLDLVFIIDSSRSVRPGEFEKVKIFLADMVDTLDIGPDATRVAVVNYASTVKIEFLLKDHLNKEEMKQALSRIEPLAAGTMTGLAIKTAMEEAFTEESGARPRDKNISKVAIIVTDGRPQDQVEEVSAAARASGIEIYAVGVDRADIQSLRLMASNPLDDHVFYVETYGVIEKLTSKFRETLCGQDPCALGHDCQHVCVSSQGSYYCRCWDGFVLNEDKKTCSKQSQDPCALGHDCQHVCVSSQGSYYCRCRDGFVLNEDKKTCSKQSQDPCALGHDCQHVCVSSQGSYYCRCRDGFVLNEDKKTCSKQSLDPCARGHDCQHVCVSSQGSYYCRCRDGFVLNEDKKTCSKKKVRAEVTVDPCKCEAQLAFQRAAQASIQELNAKLADISSRVEQIENGLRGF; from the exons ATGAAATCCTTATTCGGGAGTCTGTTTTGCTGCTTCTCTGTCCTGGCGCTGGAGGTCAGCGCGCAGGACGCAGGGGCGACCCTCTCCCAAAGTTACGCGCAGGTTCGACACGGCGGCCGGCAGCGCGCTTCGCAGAGAGCCCAGACGCCGCGAAGGACCCTGAATCCCGCAG GGGCAGGATCGAGCTGCGTAAGCCGCCCGCTAGACTTGGTCTTCATCATTGACAGCTCTCGCAGCGTGCGGCCAGGTGAGTTTGAGAAGGTGAAGATCTTCTTGGCTGACATGGTGGACACACTTGACATCGGCCCAGATGCCACCCGGGTTGCTGTGGTCAACTACGCCAGCACAGTCAAAATCGAGTTCCTGCTGAAGGACCATCTCAACAAGGAAGAGATGAAGCAGGCTCTGTCTCGCATTGAGCCACTGGCAGCCGGGACCATGACTGGCTTGGCCATCAAAACCGCCATGGAGGAGGCCTTCACCGAGGAGTCTGGCGCCCGGCCACGGGACAAGAACATCTCAAAGGTGGCCATCATTGTGACGGACGGCCGGCCACAGGACCAGGTGGAGGAGGTGTCGGCCGCGGCCCGCGCCTCTGGGATAGAGATCTACGCCGTGGGGGTGGACCGGGCCGACATACAGTCCCTGCGTCTCATGGCCAGCAACCCTCTGGACGACCACGTCTTCTACGTGGAGACCTATGGCGTCATCGAGAAGCTCACCTCTAAGTTCCGGGAGACGCTGTGCG GTCAGGACCCCTGTGCCCTGGGACATGACtgccagcatgtgtgtgtcagcagcCAGGGCTCCTATTACTGCAGGTGTTGGGACGGCTTTGTCTTGAACGAGGACAAGAAAACTTGTTCCAAGCAAA GTCAGGACCCCTGTGCCCTGGGACATGACtgccagcatgtgtgtgtcagcagcCAGGGCTCCTATTACTGCAGGTGTCGGGACGGCTTTGTCTTGAACGAGGACAAGAAAACTTGTTCCAAGCAAA GTCAGGACCCCTGTGCCCTGGGACATGACtgccagcatgtgtgtgtcagcagcCAGGGCTCCTATTACTGCAGGTGTCGGGACGGCTTTGTCTTGAACGAGGACAAGAAAACTTGTTCCAAGCAAA GTCTGGACCCGTGTGCCAGGGGACATGACtgccagcatgtgtgtgtcagcagcCAGGGCTCCTATTACTGCAGGTGTCGGGACGGCTTTGTCTTGAACGAGGACAAGAAAACTTGTTCCAAGAAAA AAGTGAGGGCGGAGGTGACTGTGGATCCCTGCAAGTGTGAGGCTCAGCTGGCCTTCCAGAGAGCAGCACAGGCCTCCATTCAGGAGCTGAATGCAAAAC TAGCTGACATCTCCAGCAGAGTGGAGCAGATTGAGAATGGACTGCGTGGTTTCTAG
- the ttc32 gene encoding tetratricopeptide repeat protein 32 has protein sequence MESDLHNILLNAHAEFNRSHFNEAEHLYTKFITSCSQTRKCDADDLAVAFNNRGQIKYFRVDFYEAMEDYTQAIKANGSFAVPLYNRGLIRYRLGFFQEAEQDFRTALDLNPHFEDAKLSLKQTIADREQRSSRGY, from the exons ATGGAGAGCGAtttgcacaatattttattGAACGCTCATGCCGAGTTTAACAGAAGTCATTTTAATGAGGCAGAGCATTTATACACCAAGTTCATCACATCTTGCTCACAAACAAG aaaatgtgaCGCAGATGACCTTGCTGTTGCCTTTAACAACCGAGGACAAATAAAATACTTCAGGGTTGATTTCTACGAAGCAATGGAGGACTACACCCAAGCGATTAAAGCGAACGGCAGCTTCGCCGTGCCGCTTTACAATAGAGGACTCATACGCTACAGGCTGG GGTTCTTCCAAGAGGCAGAGCAAGACTTCCGCACAGCCCTGGATCTGAACCCTCATTTCGAAGATGCCAAACTCAGTTTGAAACAGACCATcgctgacagagagcagaggagtAGTAGAGGATATTGA
- the LOC118792314 gene encoding lysosomal-associated transmembrane protein 4A-like, giving the protein MLKLKHLLPYRRRIWEDTVVKLLMGIPLTVSVADPNNVPPVDHLQWRLPCSSLHRNGWLIPFSCYQLFDFALSCLVVVSSLTYLPRMKDYLDQLPDFYKDNLLSLDSSCLLLFILIFFSVGMILQTCFPQAYLINCVWNCYRYINNRTLPEVAVCPSRCLLQCILPTYEMAVKIPEEDPPPPPASVSPPPTCQCEATPPSLSKVTSGLVLSWNGGV; this is encoded by the exons ATGTTGAAGCTGAAACATTTACTGCCCTACAGAAGGCGAATCTGGGAAGATACA gtggTGAAGCTGTTGATGGGGATCCCGCTGACAGTATCTGTAGCTGACCCCAATAATGTCCCTCCTGTTGACCACCTCCA GTGGCGTTTGCCCTGTTCCTCGCTGCACCGCAATGGCTGGCTCATCCCGTTCTCCTGCTACCAGCTGTTTGACTTTGCTCTGAGCTGCCTGGTAGTAGTCAGCTCACTCACCTACCTGCCCAGGATGAAGGACTACCTGGACCAGCTG CCCGACTTCTACAAGGACAACCTCCTGTCCCTGGACTCCAGCTGTCTGCTGCTCTTCATCctcattttcttctctgtgGGAATGATCTTACAGACCTGTTTCCCACAGGCCTACCTGATCAATTGTGTGTGGAACTGCTACAGATACATCAACAATCGGACCCTGCCAGAGGTGGCTGTGT GTCCCTCTCGGTGCCTCTTGCAGTGCATCCTGCCCACCTATGAGATGGCAGTGAAGATACCAGAGgaagatcccccccccccacctgccagCGTGAGCCCCCCCCCTACCTGCCAGTGTGAAGCCACACCCCCCAGTCTATCCAAAGTTACAAGCGGCTTGGTGCTTTCATGGAACGGAGGGGTCTGA